The Streptomyces sp. NBC_00659 genomic interval GTTGGGGAAGTCGGAGCGGCCGGTGGCCACAACTGCCGCCGTCTGACGGGCGATTGCCGGGTCGACCTCGGGGTCGGGGTTCGCGAGCGCGAACACGATGGCGTTCTCCGCCATCGAGGCCACGTCGGCGCCGTCGATCACGTTCGGGGCCGAGACGCCGATGAACACGTCGGCGTCGCGCACGGCCTCCTTCAATGTGCCCGTGAGGCCTTCGAGGTTGGTGTTGTCGGCGATCCAGCGCAGCGGCGAGTCCGCGGCGGCGTCGACGAGGTCGGCGCGGTCCGCGTGCACGACGCCGTGGATGTCGGCGACGACGGCGTGCTTCACACCCGCGGCGATCAGCAGCTTGAGGATGGCCGTACCGGCCGCTCCCGCACCCGACATGACGACCCGGATGTCGCCGATCGCCTTGCCCGCGACGCGAAGTGCGTTGGTCAGGGCGGCGAGGACGACGATGGCCGTGCCGTGCTGGTCGTCGTGGAAGACGGGGATGTCCAGGGCCTCGCGCAGCCGGGCCTCGATCTCGAAGCAGCGCGGCGCGGAGATGTCCTCCAGGTTGATGCCCGCGAAGCCGGGGGCGATCGCCTTGACGATCTCGACGATCGCGTCGGTGTCCTGGGTGTCCAGGCACAGCGGCCAGGCGTCGATGCCGGCGAACCGCTTGAAGAGGGCCGCCTTGCCCTCCATGACGGGCAGCGCGGCCATCGGGCCGATGTTGCCGAGGCCCAGCACCGCGGAGCCGTCCGTCACGACCGCAACGGAATTGCGCTTGATGGTGAGGCGGCGGGCGTCCTCGGGGTTCTCGGCGATCGCCATGCACACCCGGGCCACACCCGGGGTGTAGATCATGGAGAGGTCGTCACGGTTGCGGATCGGGTGCTTGGACTGCATCTCGATCTTGCCGCCGAGGTGCATGAGGAACGTACGGTCGGAGACCTTGCCGAGGGTCACGCCCTCGATCTTCCGGAGCTCCTCGACGATCTCGTCGGCGTGCGAGGTGGAACTCGCCGCGATGGTGACGTCGATCCGGAGCTTCTCGTGGCCGGACGCGGTCACGTCGAGGCCGGTCACCGAGCCTCCGCTGGACTCGACGGCCGTGGTGAGCTGGGAGACCGCGGTTCCGCTCGCGGGCACCTCCAGCCGGACCGTCATCGAGTAGGAGACGCTGGGCGCCGTTGCCATGGCCGACTTCCTCTGCTTTCACCGAGTCACTGCTTGTGCCGTCCGATCGTCGCACCTACCCCTGAGTACGCGGTAGTCGCCCCGGATTGCGGACGTTTTGTTCACCAGAGGTCGCTTCTTCGGAAAACCGATTCCACTCTACGAGAGAGGGGTCCGCCCGGTGAGAGCGGACCGGGTGACGAAAGAGGCCCACGTCACGGGGTGACGTGGGCCTCTTCAGGTCCTTCGGTGAAGGACGGCGGTCAATGACACCGACCCGCCATGCTCGCCTCGCGGCAAGTGGTCGCTCGTAGCGACGAAGGTTGGGCCCGGGGGCTTGGATCGGGCCGGTGTCACGTCAAAGGTAACAAAGGATTCCCGTAGAGCAATTCCCGTCCCGGGAGTTCTTTTCGGCCGGGACGGGAAGCGGGGCCGGCGGGAGCGGGGGCGCGTGCTCCGGGCGGGTGACGCGGAGCACGTCAGTCCCGCAGGAGGTCGGGGACCCCGTTCGCGTCGGGTTCGTCGCGGTCGCTGGAGACGATGGTGAGCTGCTGCGTGGCCCGGGTCAGGGCGACGTACAGGACACGCAGTCCGGCGGGCGACTCGTCGGCGATCTCGGCGGGCGACACGACCACCGTCGCGTCGTACTCCAGGCCCTTGGCCTCCAGGCTTCCCAGGGCCACCACGCGGTCCCCGAGCCCGGCGAGCCAGCGGGCGGCCTCCTCGCGCCGGTTCATGGCGACGACGACGCCCACGGTGCCGTCGACCCGGTCGAGGAGATGGGCGGCCTCGGCGCGCACGGTCTGCGCGAGGGAGTCCCGTACGACGGCGAACCGGGGCTCGACGCCCGTGGACCGTACGGCGGACGGCGACTCGGAGCCCGGCATGGCGAGGGCGAGGACCTTGGCGGCCAGCTCCGCGATCTCCGCCGGGTTGCGGTAGTTGACGGTGAGCGTGAAGCGGCGCCGGGGGCGGGTGCCGAGCGCCTCGTCACGGGCCTCCGCCGCCTCGTCGGGGTCGGACCACGAGGACTGGGCGGGGTCGCCCACGACCGTCCAGGTGGCGTGGCGGCCACGCCGGCCGACCATCCGCCACTGCATGGGCGTGAGGTCCTGCGCCTCGTCGACGATGACGTGCGCGTACTCGGTCCGCTCCAGCGCCAGCCGCTCGGCGCGTTCGCGCTGCGTCTCCTCGCGGTGGGGCATGAGCTCCTCCAGACCGGTGAGGTGGGCCAGCGGGTCCGCATCGCGCCGCTTCTTGGGGCGGGCGGGCGCGCCGACGATCGCCTCCAGCTCGTCGAGCATCGCCACGTCGTGCACCGAGAACCCGTCCCGCTTGAGCGAGCGGGCCACCCGGCGGACCTCACCGGGGTTGAGGATCCGGCGCGCCCAGCGCCCGAGGCGCCGTTCGTCGGCCATGGCTGCCAGCACCCCGCGCGGGGTCAGTTCCGGCCACCAGGCGTCCAGGAACGCCAGGAAACTGTCCTCGGAGGTGACGTCCTCGTCGAACGAGGACCGCAGTTCGGCGGACAGCGCCGGGTCCGAGTGCCGGGTCCCGGCGCCCGACTTCGTCCACAGCGCGTCCAGCAGCAGCCTGCGGGCACGCGGACGCAGCAGGTTGACCGGCGCGGTCCCGCCGAGCGCGTTGTTCTTGATGCGGTCCAGCTCGGCGGACTCCAGCTCGACACGGCGCCCGAAGGCGACGACCCGCAGCCGGGTGGGGGGACCCGTGGGGGCCTCGTCCGGCTCCCCGAGGGCGAGCTGGCCGGAATTCCCCCTGGAGACGCCGGCCGGCGCCTCCAGCGCCCCGCGCGCCGCCTTCCGCAGCACCCTCAGCATCCGGTACGAGCCCTTGGCACGGGCCACCGCCGGGGAGTCGTACAGCGTCGCGGCCACGCCGTCGACGAGCGAGCCGATCGCGCGGATCGCGACCTGGCCCTCCTCGCCGAGCGAGGGCAGCACGCCCTCGGTGTAGGCGACGAGCAGCGGGGTCGGCGAGACGATCAGGATGCCGCCCGCGTACCGGCGGCGGTCCTGGTAGAGGAGATAGGCGGCCCGGTGCAGGGCCACCGCGGTCTTGCCGGTGCCGGGGCCGCCCTCGACATAGGTCACGGACGCGGCGGGCGCGCGGATCACCATGTCCTGCTCGGCCTGGATGGACGCCACGATGTCGCGCATGGTGTGGCTGCGGGCCTGCCCGAGCGCGGCCATGAGCGCGCCGTCGCCGATGACGGGCAGCTCACGGCCGTCGAGGGTGGCCTTCACCTGCGGGCGCATCAGGTCGTCCTCGACCCCGAGGACCCTGCGGCCCTTGGAGCGGATGACCCGGCGGCGTACGACCCGGCCGGGGTCGACCGGGGTGGACCGGTAGAACGGGGCCGCGGCGGGCGCCCGCCAGTCGATCACCAGCGGCGCGTACTCGGCGTCCAGGACGCCGATACGGCCGATGTGGAGCGTCTCCGCGATGTCGGCGGTGTTGTCCTCGCGGACCGCGCCGTCGGCGGGTTCCACGGCGGTGTAGGCGCCGTCGGGTCCCTTCACGCCGTCCTTCCCGCGGAGCAGGTCGATCCGGCCGAAAAGGAAGTCCTCGAACTCGTTGTTGAGACGGTTGAGGTGGATTCCCGCGCGGAACACCTGGGCGTCGCGCTCGGCGAGCGCCCCCGGTGTGCCGACGTGACCGCGCTGGGCGGCGTCGTGCATGAGGAACTCGGCCTCGTGGATCTTCTCCTCGAGGCGCCGGTAGACCCGGTCCAGATGTTCCTGTTCGACAGCGATCTCAAGGTCCCGTACGGAGTCGTCCTTGACGGACTCATCCGGTACGGATGTACGGACCGAGCCGAGCGCGGTTTCCTGCTGAGCCTGAGCGGCCACCGGGCGCCCCCTTCTGACGTGCTGGGCAGCCGTCAACCGTACGCGAAGGGAGGCCCGCCGGGCTACGTCCGTGCCCGGAGTCCGCTCACGCCTTCACCTCGACGAGACGCTTCCCACTGAAGGTCATGACCTCGAAGTGGTCGATCTGGTTCGGCTCGAAGGCCGCGCCGCCGTGGACGTAGAGGGGCTGCTTGGCCTCCTCGGTCTTGGCGTTGGGAGTACCGTAGCCCCACTCCGGGACCGACCAGGAGGTCACCGTCTCGCGCTCGCCGTTCTTGCCGACGGCGATCAGGGAGCACTTCTCCGGGCCCGTGACGTTCTTGAGCTGGAGGACCGCGTGGGTGCCCCAGTCCTTCGGCTCGATCGCGACGACGGCGTTGACCTTGGTCTTCGCGTCCGTGGCCGACGACTTGTCGGTCATGACCTCGAAGGCGGCCTTGGCCGGGCTGGTGGGGTGCGCGATCGGCGGGTTCGCGCCGCCGTCGCCGCCGCCGTTGACCGCCAGGACGGTCAGCGGGCCACCGATGATCAGCGCGGCCGCGGCCGCCACCAGGTACATGCCGCGCCGGCGCTTCTGGGCGCGGCGGGCCGAGACCTCGTCCACCAGCCGCTCCGCGAGCCGTGGGCTCGGGCGGGCCGAGAGGGACTCCGCGATGGCCGGGCTGCCCTGCGAGGCGGGCAGGTCGGCGAGTGCCGCGAGCATCGGTTCCATCCCGGCGAGCTCGTCGAGCTGCTGGGCGCACCACTCGCAGGAGGCGAGATGCTCCTCGAAGGCCGTCGCCTCGACGTCGTCGAGGATGCCGAGCGCGTAGGCGCCGACAGTCTCGTGAATGTTGTCCCCGGACCCTTGCTGTCCTCGTGGACCTTGCATGGCTCCCGGACCACCTGTTCCGTAACCCCCGTACGTGTTCATGCCGTCACCCCCCGCTCCTCCAGCGCAAGCTTCATCGACCGCAGGGCGTAGAAAACCCGTGAGCGCACAGTGCCGCTGGGAATGCCGAGCGTTTCGGCCGCCTCATTGACGGTACGCCCTTTGAAGTATGTTTCGACCAGTACTTCCCTGTGAGCAGGGGTCAGGTCGTCCAGCGCGTCCGACAGTGTCATCAGCCACAACGCCTTGTCGATCTCGTCCTCCGCGGGGATGACCTCCAGCGGCGACGGGTCGACCTCCTGCGGCCGGGCCTGCCGACTGCGGTGGCCGTCGATGACGATGCGTCGGGCAACCGTCACCAGCCAGGGGCGTACCGAACCGGTCGCTCGATTGAGCTGGCCGGCGTTCTTCCAGGCACGGATGAGTGTTTCCTGCACGACGTCCTCGGCACGCTGCCGGTCTCCGGCCACCAGGCGCAGCACGTAGGCCAGCAGGGGCCCCGCGTGTTCCCGGTACAACGCACGCATCAGCTCCTCGTCGGGTTCGGTCGACGAGGACTGCTGAGACATGCGATGTCGGGCCCTTGGCCTGTGTTCATCAGCCACGGCTGAATCCTTGCGCACGCCTACCTCCGGTGTCCGGGGGTTCCCCCAGTCGGTCGCTCATCACCGGGTACGTGTGCCGGTACGCGAGTGTTCAAAGTGTTCAGGATTTTTTCTGGTGAAGATGTGTAGACAGCGAAAAGAATGCATACCGATCACCTAACGTCACTGGTGCATCACTGACGGATGTGATCAGGCGCGGGCCAGAGCCGCCCGGCGCCGGTGCCGGGCCACTCGCTCCCGATTGCCGCACACCTCGCTGGAGCACCAACGGCGGCGTCGGCCGCGCGAGGTGTCCAGATAGACGATCGGGCAGTTGTCACCCTCACACTGTCTCAGACTCGCACGCGCGTCCGGGTCGGTGAGCAGATCGAGGGCGTCCCGGGCCACCAGGGAAAGAAGTTCACCGCAGCGGGGCGGGGCATTCAGCCCCCTGCACAGCGAGCCGTCGGCGGCGCGGACGGCCCAGGGGGCGGGCGGAGCCGCGAGGGCAACGGCGTTGACGCGGGCGAGCGCGCTGTCCGCGGGCCGCCCGTCCAGCTCTCCGCGCACCAACTGGGCGATATGTCCGCGCAGTTCCTGGAAGCCGAGCAGCCATGAGGTGTCCACGGCGGCCAGCGCGGTGCCGGCGGGTACCAGCCCGGAGGCGACGACCCAGGCGCTCAACCGGGCGGCCGAGTCGAGGCGTTCGTCGGGATGGGTGGTCGCCGTCAGGTCCAGGCAGATCCGCCCGGAGCCGAACCGCAGCTCGTACGAGGCTGTGGCCATGCCCGATGCCATGCGCCTGTCACCGCCTTGGGGTCACCTGCCGTGGTACCCCTACAGTGCCTCTCCCGGCGCCCCGCCGGAAGACTCGGCACCGGTCCCGTACCGGATGCGTACCGGAAGCGCACCGGGCACGGTCCGGACCGCGGCGTGGACGCCCGCGTATGCGGCCGCGCTCCTCGGCCATGTCACCCGCCCCGGCCCGCCGGTTGACTGAGGGACATGACGGACAACAGCACGGAGCGGCGTGACGCCGCCGCGGGGGTACTGGGTGCGGCCACGGTGGCGACGGGCCTGGTCGCCGGGGCCTTCTACGTCTTCGCCTGCGCGGTGATGCCGGCGCTGGCACGCAGCGACGACCGCGTCTTCATCGAGGTCATGCAGAACATCGACGAGGTCATCCAGAACCCCGTCTTCTTCCTGAGTTTCCTGGGCGCGCCGGTGCTGACGGCGGTCGCCGCCCGGCAGTCGCGCGGCGCGCCGGAGAGGTGGTGGGTGCTGGCCGCGCTCGCCGCGTACGCGCTCGCGTTCGTGGTCACCGTGGCCGTCAACGTCCCGCTCAACAACGGTCTCGCGGACGCGGGCGCCCCCGGGCGGATCGCCGATCCGGCCGCGGTGCGCGACCGGTTCGAGGACCCGTGGGTGGCGTGGAACGTCGTACGGGCGCTGCTGTCGACGCTGGCGCTCGCCTGCCTCGCCCGTGCCCTGCTGCTGCGCCGGCGGCCTCAGGCGTCGGCGTACTTGGCGTCCGCGGCCGGGTCGAGCGCGAGGCGGTAGCCCCGCTTGACGACCGTCTGGATCAGCTTGGGCGCGCCGAGTGCCGTACGCAGCCGGGCCATCGCCGTCTCCACGGCGTGCTCGTCGCGGCCGGATCCCGGCAGCGCGCGCAGCAGTTCGGCCCGCGCCACCACCCAGCCGGGCCGCCGCGCGAGGGCCCGCAGCAGCGACATCCCGGCGGGCGGGACGGGCCGCAGCGACCCGTCCACCAGCACGGCGTGCCCCCGGATCTCCACCTGGCGCCCGGCGACGGGCAACACCCGTGCCCGGCCGGGCAGTTCCTGACAGAGGAGCTGTACGAGGGGGCCGAGCCGGAAGCGTTCGGGCTGAACGGTGTCGATGCCGAGGGCCTGCAACGGCAGCGCGGTGACCGGGCCGACGCAGGCGGGCAGGACGTCGTGGTGCAGCGTGGCGAGGAACTCCGCGCTCAGGCCCCGTTCCTCGGCCCTGGACAGCAGGGAGGCCGCGGCGGGGGCGCTGGTGAAGGTGATCGCGTCCAGGCCGCGGGTGAGGGCCGCGTCGAGCAGCCGGTCGACCGGGCCGATGTCCTCCGGCGGCATCCACCGGTACACGGGCACGAGGACGACCTCGGCCCCGGCGGCCCGCAGCGACTCGACGAATCCGGGCAGCGGTTCCCCGTGCAGCTGCACGGCGATACGGCGGCCGTCCACCCCTTCTTCGAGCAGCCGGTCGAGCACCTCGGCCATCGACTCGGAGGACGGCGACCACTCCTCGGTCAGCCCCTGGGCCCGGACCGCGCCCTTGACCTTGGGCCCACGGGCGAGCAGTTCCACGCTCCGCAGCCGCTCCAGCAGATCCTCGCCCAGACCCCAGCCGTCGGCGGCCTCGACCCAGCCGCGGAATCCGATCGCGGTGGTGGCCACCACCACGTCCGGCGCGTTGTCGACCAACTCCTTCGTCGCGGTGAGCAGTTCGCCGTCGTCGGCGAGGGGCACGATCCGCAGGGCCGGCGCGTGCACGACGGTGGCCCCGCGCCGCTGGAGCAGCGCGCCCAGTTCGTCGGCCCGGCGCGCGGCGGTCACCCCCACGGTGAATCCGGAGAGTGGACCGTGCTCGGGTCGCTGCTGTTCGTCGTGCATGCGGTCTCGTCTCGCGCTCGTCGAGTCGTCGTACGGGTCTGTGCTGTGTCGTACGTCGTGGCGGATCCGAGCCTGTCAACGGACCGTGACAGGCTCGGATCAAGGTGATGTCGGGCGTGTTACGTCACACCTCGGCGTAGCTGAGCTGGGCCTTCGCCTCGGCGGTGGCACTCGCGCGGGCCGGGGCGGCCGGGCGGCGAAGGTATACGACCCAGGTGACCGCGAAGGCCGCCGCGTAGAAGGCGAGGAACGTGACGAAGGCGCCGGTGCCGGAGCCGGAGTCGAGGAACGACTGGCGGAAGGCGAGGTTGATGCCGACACCGCCGAGCGCGCCCACGGCACCGATGAGCCCCATGGCCGCGCCGGACAGGCGCCGTCCGTGGCGGGCGGCCTCCTCCCCTTCGAGCCCCGCTTCCAGGGCCTTCCTCTGGAAGATGCCGGGAATCATCTTGTACGTCGACCCGTTGCCGAGCCCGCTGAGCACGAAGAGCACCACGAAGACCGAGACGAAGAGCGCCAGCGACTTCTCACTGCTGGCGTAGACCAGGACCCCGGTCGCCGCGGCCATGGCGACGAAGTTCCAGAGCGTGATCCTGGCGCCGCCGTAGCGGTCGGCGAGCCGGCCGCCGACGGGCCGGATCAGCGAACCGAGCAGCGGGCCGATGAAGGTGAGGTAGGCGGCCTGGAGCGGCGTACGCCCGAACTGGACCTGGAGCACCTGTCCGAACGCGAAGGCGTAGCCGATGAACGACCCGAAGGTGCCGATGTAGAGGAACGACATGATCCAGGTGTGCGCGTCCTTCGCGGCGTCCAGGGCGGCGCCGGTGTCGTTCTTCACGGAGGTGATGTTGTCCATGAAGAGGCCGGCGAGGACGGCGGCCACGACGATGAGCGGGATGTAGATCCCGAGGAGCAGCCGGGGCCCGCCGCTCGCCCCGATGATGGCGAGCGCCACGAGCTGGATGACGGGGACGCCGATGTTGCCGCCGCCCGCGTTGAGGCCGAGCGCCCAGCCCTTCTTCCGCAGCGGGAAGAAGGCGTTGATGTTGGTCATGCTGGAGGCGAAGTTGCCGCCGCCGACACCGGCCAGCAGACCCACCACGAGGAACGTGTCGAACGAGGTGCCCGGCTCCATCACGACGAACGCGGCGACGGTCGGCACGAGCAGCAGAGCCGCGGACACGATCGTCCAGTTCCGGCCACCGAAGAGCGCGACGGCGAAGGTGTAGGGGACCCGCACCACCGCGCCCACCAGCGTCACCATCGAGGTGAGCAGGAACTTGTCGGCCGGGGTGAGCCCGTACTCGGGTCCCATGAACAGGACCAGCACCGACCACATGGTCCAGACGGAGAACCCGATGTGCTCGGACAGTACGGAGAAGAGCAGGTTGCGCCGGGCGACCTTCTCGCCCTTCTCCGCCCAGAAGACCTCGTCCTCCGGGTCCCACTCCTCGATCCAGCGACCGCCCCGCGCGGGGGCCGTACTCGTGTCTGGGGCAGTCATGTCACGCCTCCATTGGTTCTCCGGGCTTACTGGCCTGCTGTTTCCCGAAGGTAGGGAGGGCTCGTTTCCGCGCTGTGCCTGTGAGTGACCTGAAGGGAACGTTGCTCTCACCCGGCCCCGGAGCCCGCGGTGAGGACGGGCCCGGGACACGGTGAGGCTGCAGGGCGTGCTCGCCCGCCGGGCGGGTACGGGCGTACGGCGGGCTCGTCAGGCGTACGGCGGGCTCGTCCGGGTCCGTCAGACGGCCGCGTTGTGGTACGAGGTGATGGCCCAGGTCGCTTCGGCGGGATCGCGGACGAGCACCCAGGTCGCCCGGTGCTGCCGGCCGGCGGGCACCTCGCTCTCCCCGGCCAGGAGAATCCCGGCCTCGCTGACCACGACGGCGGTGCCGGAGCGCGGGAAGCGGATCCGCCGGGGCTCGTCGAGCGGCCGGGATCCCTTCAGCGGTCCCTCGAACGCGGCCGCGATGTAGGCGCGGATCTCCTCCCGCCCGTCGTTGAAGACGCCCGGCATCACGACGGTCGCGTCCTCCGTGTAGAGAGCGGCGAACGCGTCGGCGTCGTAGTCGGCCCAGGCGGAGTAGAGACGGTCGAGGACGCTGCGGATGTCCTGGATGTCGTCGGTGGTGGTGCTGGTGCTGGTGCTGGTGCTGGTGCTGGTGCTGGTGCTGGTGCTGGTGCTGGTGCTGGTCATGATGGTTCCTTCTCCTCGAACGGGTTCGGCGCCGGTATGTACCTCCGCGCCACCCGGAAGTCATCGGTGCCGGGACGATGAGTCGGGGCGGGTTCGGAGGTAGGTACCGGTGACGGACGGGACCCGACGAGCAGGGCCCCGTGGAGCCGGACCCCGACGCAGCCGAGGAGCAGACCATGGAGACGCGGGACGACGGGCGCCTCGACGGGGACGGCGAGCCCTTCGACGGGGACGGCGAGCGATTCGACGGGAACGACGGGCGCGACGACTTCGAGAAGCGGACGGCGCCCTATCGCCGCGAGCTGCTGGCCCACTGCTACCGGATGCTCGGTTCGGTGCACGAGGCCGAGGATCTGGTGCAGGAGACGATGCTCCGGGCCTGGCTCGCCTACGGCCGTTACGACGCCGGCCGCGCGTCCCTGCGCACCTGGCTGTACCGCATCGCCACCAACAGATGCCTCACCGCGCTGCGCGGCCGCACCCGCAGGCCCCTGCCGTCGGGCCTGGTGGGCGCGCTGGAGGATCCGGGTGCGCCGATGACGCTGGGGGCGGAGGTTCCGTGGCTCGAACCGTTCCCGGACCAGGGCGCGACCGGGCCCGTCCCCGGCGCCGGGGCCGCGGCCGGGGATCCCGCGGGCGTGGTCGTCGCCCGGGGCAGTCTGCGCCTCGCACTGATCGCCGCGATGCAGTTGCTGCCCCCACGCCAGCGGGTCGTCCTCATCCTGCGCGACGTACTGGCCTGGCCGGCGGCCGAGGTGGCCGAAGCCCTCGGCACGTCGACGGCCTCCGTGAACAGCGCGCTCCAACGGGCCCGCGCACGACTCGGCGAGGCCGGTCTGACGGAGGACGAGGTGACGGAACCACCGGGCCAGGAGCAGCGCGCGGTGATCGACCGCTATCTGCGCGCCTTCGAGGACGCCGACCTCGACGCCCTGCGCGCCCTGCTCGCCCAGGACGTCGTCCTGGAGATGCCCCCGGTGCTCAACTGGTACGTCGGCCCGGACGCCTATGTCGCCTTCATCGCCCGCGTCTTCGCGATGCGCGGCACGGACTGGCGCCTGCGCCCCACCACGGCGAACGGCCAGCCCGCGCTGGCGGCCTACGTCCGCGCCCCCGGCGACGACACCCACCGCCTGCACACCCTCCAGGTCTTCACGGCGGACCAGGGCGCGGTGAGTCACACGGTGGTCTTCCAACTCCCCACGGTCTTCACGGCGTTCGGGCTGGCGGAGGTGTGGGAGGGATAGCCGCGTCGGGGCTGGACCGAGGGCTACCGGGGTGGTTGCGGCTGCGACTGTGGTGGTACGGGTCCGGGCTGGGCGGCATACGGGTTGGCGGGCCCGCCCGGGGCGGGGACGGGAGGCTGCTGAGCATAGGGACCGGGGGCCTGCGGAGGCTGACCGCCGTAGAGGGCCTGGCCCGGGTACGGGGCCTGCGGTGCCTGAGCCGGGTAGGGGGTCTGGCCCGCGTGCGGGGCCTGGGGAGCTTGACCGGCATACGGGGGCTGGGCGGCCTGCGGAACCTGACCGCCGTACGGCGCCTGGCCCGGGTAAGGAGCCTGCGGAGCTTGACCGGCGTACGGGGAGTAGGGGCCGTACGGGCCGGTGGGCCGGCCGGCGTACCCCGCCGTCGGCGGCAGATACCGCACCCGCCCGCCC includes:
- a CDS encoding NAD-dependent malic enzyme; this encodes MATAPSVSYSMTVRLEVPASGTAVSQLTTAVESSGGSVTGLDVTASGHEKLRIDVTIAASSTSHADEIVEELRKIEGVTLGKVSDRTFLMHLGGKIEMQSKHPIRNRDDLSMIYTPGVARVCMAIAENPEDARRLTIKRNSVAVVTDGSAVLGLGNIGPMAALPVMEGKAALFKRFAGIDAWPLCLDTQDTDAIVEIVKAIAPGFAGINLEDISAPRCFEIEARLREALDIPVFHDDQHGTAIVVLAALTNALRVAGKAIGDIRVVMSGAGAAGTAILKLLIAAGVKHAVVADIHGVVHADRADLVDAAADSPLRWIADNTNLEGLTGTLKEAVRDADVFIGVSAPNVIDGADVASMAENAIVFALANPDPEVDPAIARQTAAVVATGRSDFPNQINNVLVFPGVFRGLLDAQSRTVNTDMMLAAAAALASVVTEDELNPNYIIPSVFNDKVAGAVAGAVRDAAKAAGAADAANTSV
- a CDS encoding HelD family protein, yielding MAAQAQQETALGSVRTSVPDESVKDDSVRDLEIAVEQEHLDRVYRRLEEKIHEAEFLMHDAAQRGHVGTPGALAERDAQVFRAGIHLNRLNNEFEDFLFGRIDLLRGKDGVKGPDGAYTAVEPADGAVREDNTADIAETLHIGRIGVLDAEYAPLVIDWRAPAAAPFYRSTPVDPGRVVRRRVIRSKGRRVLGVEDDLMRPQVKATLDGRELPVIGDGALMAALGQARSHTMRDIVASIQAEQDMVIRAPAASVTYVEGGPGTGKTAVALHRAAYLLYQDRRRYAGGILIVSPTPLLVAYTEGVLPSLGEEGQVAIRAIGSLVDGVAATLYDSPAVARAKGSYRMLRVLRKAARGALEAPAGVSRGNSGQLALGEPDEAPTGPPTRLRVVAFGRRVELESAELDRIKNNALGGTAPVNLLRPRARRLLLDALWTKSGAGTRHSDPALSAELRSSFDEDVTSEDSFLAFLDAWWPELTPRGVLAAMADERRLGRWARRILNPGEVRRVARSLKRDGFSVHDVAMLDELEAIVGAPARPKKRRDADPLAHLTGLEELMPHREETQRERAERLALERTEYAHVIVDEAQDLTPMQWRMVGRRGRHATWTVVGDPAQSSWSDPDEAAEARDEALGTRPRRRFTLTVNYRNPAEIAELAAKVLALAMPGSESPSAVRSTGVEPRFAVVRDSLAQTVRAEAAHLLDRVDGTVGVVVAMNRREEAARWLAGLGDRVVALGSLEAKGLEYDATVVVSPAEIADESPAGLRVLYVALTRATQQLTIVSSDRDEPDANGVPDLLRD
- a CDS encoding anti-sigma factor family protein, which gives rise to MQGPRGQQGSGDNIHETVGAYALGILDDVEATAFEEHLASCEWCAQQLDELAGMEPMLAALADLPASQGSPAIAESLSARPSPRLAERLVDEVSARRAQKRRRGMYLVAAAAALIIGGPLTVLAVNGGGDGGANPPIAHPTSPAKAAFEVMTDKSSATDAKTKVNAVVAIEPKDWGTHAVLQLKNVTGPEKCSLIAVGKNGERETVTSWSVPEWGYGTPNAKTEEAKQPLYVHGGAAFEPNQIDHFEVMTFSGKRLVEVKA
- a CDS encoding sigma-70 family RNA polymerase sigma factor; the encoded protein is MSQQSSSTEPDEELMRALYREHAGPLLAYVLRLVAGDRQRAEDVVQETLIRAWKNAGQLNRATGSVRPWLVTVARRIVIDGHRSRQARPQEVDPSPLEVIPAEDEIDKALWLMTLSDALDDLTPAHREVLVETYFKGRTVNEAAETLGIPSGTVRSRVFYALRSMKLALEERGVTA
- a CDS encoding CGNR zinc finger domain-containing protein, whose product is MASGMATASYELRFGSGRICLDLTATTHPDERLDSAARLSAWVVASGLVPAGTALAAVDTSWLLGFQELRGHIAQLVRGELDGRPADSALARVNAVALAAPPAPWAVRAADGSLCRGLNAPPRCGELLSLVARDALDLLTDPDARASLRQCEGDNCPIVYLDTSRGRRRRWCSSEVCGNRERVARHRRRAALARA
- a CDS encoding anthrone oxygenase family protein, giving the protein MTDNSTERRDAAAGVLGAATVATGLVAGAFYVFACAVMPALARSDDRVFIEVMQNIDEVIQNPVFFLSFLGAPVLTAVAARQSRGAPERWWVLAALAAYALAFVVTVAVNVPLNNGLADAGAPGRIADPAAVRDRFEDPWVAWNVVRALLSTLALACLARALLLRRRPQASAYLASAAGSSARR
- a CDS encoding uroporphyrinogen-III synthase, which gives rise to MHDEQQRPEHGPLSGFTVGVTAARRADELGALLQRRGATVVHAPALRIVPLADDGELLTATKELVDNAPDVVVATTAIGFRGWVEAADGWGLGEDLLERLRSVELLARGPKVKGAVRAQGLTEEWSPSSESMAEVLDRLLEEGVDGRRIAVQLHGEPLPGFVESLRAAGAEVVLVPVYRWMPPEDIGPVDRLLDAALTRGLDAITFTSAPAAASLLSRAEERGLSAEFLATLHHDVLPACVGPVTALPLQALGIDTVQPERFRLGPLVQLLCQELPGRARVLPVAGRQVEIRGHAVLVDGSLRPVPPAGMSLLRALARRPGWVVARAELLRALPGSGRDEHAVETAMARLRTALGAPKLIQTVVKRGYRLALDPAADAKYADA
- a CDS encoding nitrate/nitrite transporter: MTAPDTSTAPARGGRWIEEWDPEDEVFWAEKGEKVARRNLLFSVLSEHIGFSVWTMWSVLVLFMGPEYGLTPADKFLLTSMVTLVGAVVRVPYTFAVALFGGRNWTIVSAALLLVPTVAAFVVMEPGTSFDTFLVVGLLAGVGGGNFASSMTNINAFFPLRKKGWALGLNAGGGNIGVPVIQLVALAIIGASGGPRLLLGIYIPLIVVAAVLAGLFMDNITSVKNDTGAALDAAKDAHTWIMSFLYIGTFGSFIGYAFAFGQVLQVQFGRTPLQAAYLTFIGPLLGSLIRPVGGRLADRYGGARITLWNFVAMAAATGVLVYASSEKSLALFVSVFVVLFVLSGLGNGSTYKMIPGIFQRKALEAGLEGEEAARHGRRLSGAAMGLIGAVGALGGVGINLAFRQSFLDSGSGTGAFVTFLAFYAAAFAVTWVVYLRRPAAPARASATAEAKAQLSYAEV
- a CDS encoding SgcJ/EcaC family oxidoreductase; the encoded protein is MTSTSTSTSTSTSTSTSTSTSTTTDDIQDIRSVLDRLYSAWADYDADAFAALYTEDATVVMPGVFNDGREEIRAYIAAAFEGPLKGSRPLDEPRRIRFPRSGTAVVVSEAGILLAGESEVPAGRQHRATWVLVRDPAEATWAITSYHNAAV
- a CDS encoding sigma-70 family RNA polymerase sigma factor, translated to METRDDGRLDGDGEPFDGDGERFDGNDGRDDFEKRTAPYRRELLAHCYRMLGSVHEAEDLVQETMLRAWLAYGRYDAGRASLRTWLYRIATNRCLTALRGRTRRPLPSGLVGALEDPGAPMTLGAEVPWLEPFPDQGATGPVPGAGAAAGDPAGVVVARGSLRLALIAAMQLLPPRQRVVLILRDVLAWPAAEVAEALGTSTASVNSALQRARARLGEAGLTEDEVTEPPGQEQRAVIDRYLRAFEDADLDALRALLAQDVVLEMPPVLNWYVGPDAYVAFIARVFAMRGTDWRLRPTTANGQPALAAYVRAPGDDTHRLHTLQVFTADQGAVSHTVVFQLPTVFTAFGLAEVWEG